The Candidatus Neomarinimicrobiota bacterium genome has a window encoding:
- the metF gene encoding methylenetetrahydrofolate reductase [NAD(P)H], with translation MHISKLYRESKKAVISCEFFAPKTDAGHLSLYKTFDRLKQISPAFYSVTYGAGGGTAQPTMDLVCKIQDDYGITAMPHLTCVGHTTGYLSSYVSDLKERGIDNILALRGDAPGGGKFNPVPGGLKYASEVVKLVDGFDHFSIGVAGHPEGHPECTSLEADVQYLKDKLDAGAGFVITQFYFDNKYFFDFVELARKVGIDKPIIPGIIPFVNAEHVMRFAKMNHTNIPEPLLAQMIDAGGDRQKSTELGIRQAVGQCKELLDSGVPGIHFFTLNNSMPTIEVIEQLNI, from the coding sequence GTGCATATCTCCAAGCTTTATCGCGAGAGTAAAAAGGCTGTCATCTCATGTGAGTTTTTCGCGCCGAAAACCGATGCAGGACATTTAAGCCTATACAAAACGTTTGATCGGCTGAAACAAATATCTCCGGCATTTTATTCTGTTACTTATGGCGCGGGTGGCGGAACGGCACAGCCTACTATGGATCTTGTTTGCAAGATACAAGATGATTATGGAATAACCGCCATGCCACACCTTACCTGCGTTGGTCATACTACCGGATATCTTTCAAGCTATGTAAGCGACCTTAAAGAACGGGGAATTGATAATATCCTCGCCCTTAGGGGAGACGCCCCGGGGGGTGGTAAATTTAATCCTGTTCCCGGCGGGCTAAAATATGCGTCTGAAGTAGTAAAATTAGTTGACGGGTTTGATCATTTCAGTATAGGGGTTGCCGGTCATCCTGAGGGTCATCCCGAATGCACCTCACTTGAGGCTGATGTGCAATACCTAAAAGACAAATTGGACGCAGGGGCCGGATTTGTGATAACACAATTTTACTTTGATAATAAATATTTTTTCGATTTCGTGGAACTTGCAAGAAAGGTCGGTATTGATAAACCGATAATTCCCGGAATAATTCCTTTTGTGAATGCAGAACATGTAATGCGTTTCGCCAAGATGAATCACACGAATATTCCGGAGCCTCTTTTAGCGCAAATGATTGATGCGGGCGGGGATAGACAGAAATCCACGGAGCTGGGAATCCGGCAGGCCGTAGGTCAATGTAAAGAACTTCTCGATTCCGGGGTTCCCGGCATCCATTTTTTCACACTAAATAATTCAATGCCTACTATTGAAGTTATTGAACAGCTAAACATATAA
- a CDS encoding DUF721 domain-containing protein, with translation MPWISEALEGVIEQLGIRKSVLSNRARDVWKDAVGEIINENTTLENIDKDRLIIVVSNDSWRQELSLRKEEIIAKINELIGEEAIKEIIFR, from the coding sequence ATGCCGTGGATATCTGAAGCGCTTGAGGGGGTAATTGAGCAGTTAGGAATACGAAAGTCAGTACTTTCCAACAGAGCCAGAGATGTTTGGAAAGACGCTGTTGGCGAGATTATTAATGAAAATACAACCTTGGAAAATATCGACAAAGACAGATTAATAATTGTTGTTTCAAATGACAGCTGGCGCCAGGAACTATCTCTAAGAAAAGAGGAGATCATAGCCAAGATTAATGAACTTATAGGCGAAGAAGCCATAAAGGAAATAATATTTAGATGA
- a CDS encoding class I SAM-dependent methyltransferase: MVDTHGAFEEDPRNRFIFDEILKFSNSVEASSIVVDVGAGQCELEMFFQDSNYIGIDLAVGDDNWDFSKLSVFGDVQQLPFESSFADAALNIWVMEHIPNPQSMVDEMYRILKPGGKVFLVVPFALHEHQQPYDYYRYTRFGVKHLFDTAGFTNVNVYSDSSEEFAMGHEAYKWLSALSGKLTMNDDQRKNLDFALNVSKSLMLAAGEQFPVKTGDFALNWICTAEKRQSFRF; encoded by the coding sequence ATGGTGGACACGCACGGTGCCTTCGAGGAGGATCCAAGGAATAGGTTTATATTCGACGAAATTCTGAAATTTTCCAATTCCGTTGAAGCAAGCTCCATTGTTGTGGATGTGGGGGCAGGTCAATGCGAGCTCGAAATGTTCTTTCAAGATTCAAATTACATTGGGATTGATTTAGCGGTTGGCGACGACAACTGGGATTTTTCTAAACTTTCAGTTTTTGGCGATGTTCAGCAGCTCCCATTTGAAAGTTCTTTCGCTGACGCAGCGCTAAATATATGGGTAATGGAACACATTCCGAATCCTCAATCAATGGTGGATGAAATGTACAGAATATTGAAGCCGGGTGGCAAAGTGTTTCTTGTGGTACCATTCGCACTTCACGAACACCAACAGCCATACGATTATTATAGATATACACGATTTGGAGTAAAACACCTTTTCGATACAGCAGGCTTCACTAACGTAAATGTTTATTCCGATTCATCTGAAGAATTCGCCATGGGTCATGAAGCATATAAGTGGCTTAGCGCCCTATCGGGAAAGCTTACGATGAATGATGATCAAAGAAAAAACCTTGATTTTGCGTTGAATGTGAGCAAATCCTTAATGCTTGCGGCCGGGGAACAGTTTCCGGTAAAAACCGGAGATTTTGCGTTGAATTGGATTTGCACAGCCGAAAAACGACAAAGTTTTCGTTTCTGA
- the gyrA gene encoding DNA gyrase subunit A: MDIKRENILPIDIVDEMRSSYLDYSMSVIVSRALPDARDGLKPVHRRILYGMDDLGLRANRSFKKSARIVGEVLGKYHPHGDTAVYDSLVRMAQDFSLRYPLIRGQGNFGSVDGDGAAAMRYTEAKMHHIAEEMLHDIDKNTVKFVPNFDDTLQEPSVLPTRIPNLHMNGASGIAVGMATNIPPHNLREISNAIVAMIDNPDIEIDELIKFVSGPDFPTGGIIYGRKGIADALKTGRGSIKIRSRVSVEVSENGREAIIVSEIPFQVNKANLIMRTADLVRNKVIEGIRDIRDESDRDGIRIVMDLKKDVIPDVVINQLFKHTQLQSSFAVNFLALVDGQPKVLNLKESLLPFIEFRHDIVLKSAIFDKEKAEKRAHILEGLKIALDNIDAVIAVIKKSKSPEDARGNLIKSFKLSELQAKAILEMRLQSLTNLEQKKIVDEYKELLKLIEKLSSIIDNKKLRMEMVKKDIKEISEKYGDDRRTDIVADEGEFSIEDMIAEEDMVITISHKGFIKRFPVSGFKRQGRGGRGLKGASTKDDDFIEYLFVASTHHHLLIFTDRGKVHWLKVHEVPQAGRASRGRAIINILQLDKEENPQAFLAVKEFDDEHFILMATKNGLVKKTILSAYKRPMKGGIYAIDIQEGDKLIEARLTDGTQDIILGSQNGKAIRFSETNVRPMGRKTRGVRGMRLQNDKDRVIGMIVIKRAGTVLAVSENGYGKRTGIDAYPPRNRGGKGVLTIRTSKKVGKMLSIKEVVDSDDLMIITENGIMIRQPVRKIREIGRATQGVRLIRIDENDSIASVTRVMERVETESEEEQNESADSSEE; encoded by the coding sequence ATGGACATTAAGAGAGAAAATATATTACCTATAGATATTGTAGACGAGATGAGAAGCTCCTATCTCGATTATTCTATGTCAGTAATAGTTTCACGGGCGCTTCCCGATGCAAGAGACGGCTTAAAACCCGTTCACAGGCGTATTTTATACGGTATGGATGATTTGGGTCTCAGGGCAAATAGGTCGTTTAAAAAATCCGCAAGAATTGTAGGTGAAGTATTGGGTAAATATCATCCGCATGGAGACACGGCGGTATATGATTCCCTGGTGCGCATGGCGCAGGATTTTTCATTGAGGTACCCGCTGATTAGGGGTCAGGGAAACTTTGGTTCTGTTGATGGAGATGGCGCCGCCGCGATGAGATACACCGAAGCCAAGATGCATCATATTGCAGAAGAAATGTTGCACGACATTGATAAAAATACGGTGAAGTTTGTACCGAATTTTGATGACACCCTTCAAGAACCCTCTGTTCTTCCGACACGTATTCCGAACTTGCATATGAATGGCGCAAGCGGCATCGCAGTCGGAATGGCAACCAATATACCTCCGCATAATTTACGGGAGATTTCAAACGCCATTGTTGCAATGATAGACAATCCCGATATAGAAATTGACGAGCTTATAAAATTTGTAAGCGGCCCCGATTTTCCAACGGGAGGTATTATATATGGTAGAAAAGGAATCGCGGACGCTCTCAAAACCGGCCGCGGCAGCATAAAAATTAGATCAAGAGTAAGCGTTGAAGTGAGTGAGAACGGCAGAGAGGCAATTATTGTGTCAGAGATACCCTTTCAGGTAAATAAGGCAAATCTCATCATGAGGACGGCAGATCTTGTAAGAAACAAGGTTATCGAAGGAATCAGAGATATTCGCGATGAGTCTGACAGGGACGGCATAAGGATAGTGATGGACCTGAAAAAAGATGTGATTCCGGATGTTGTAATCAATCAGCTGTTTAAGCACACCCAGCTCCAGTCTTCGTTTGCAGTGAACTTCTTGGCGCTCGTGGATGGGCAACCAAAAGTACTAAATTTAAAGGAATCCCTCTTACCCTTTATTGAATTTAGGCATGATATTGTTCTTAAAAGCGCCATATTCGATAAAGAAAAGGCAGAGAAACGGGCTCATATTCTTGAGGGTTTGAAGATAGCGCTCGATAACATTGATGCCGTTATAGCAGTAATTAAGAAATCGAAATCTCCGGAAGACGCACGTGGTAATTTGATAAAATCGTTTAAGCTCTCCGAGCTTCAGGCGAAGGCAATTCTTGAAATGCGACTCCAATCTCTCACTAATTTAGAGCAGAAAAAGATTGTAGATGAATATAAGGAACTCCTCAAATTGATTGAAAAGCTGAGTTCGATAATCGATAATAAGAAACTGCGCATGGAAATGGTGAAAAAAGATATTAAGGAGATAAGCGAAAAATACGGCGATGATAGAAGAACAGATATTGTTGCCGATGAAGGCGAATTCTCTATCGAAGATATGATTGCCGAAGAGGATATGGTAATAACAATTTCCCATAAAGGATTTATAAAGAGATTTCCGGTAAGCGGTTTTAAAAGACAAGGAAGAGGCGGAAGGGGACTAAAGGGCGCCTCCACAAAGGATGACGATTTTATTGAATACCTCTTTGTGGCATCCACCCACCACCACCTACTGATTTTTACTGATCGAGGAAAGGTTCACTGGCTTAAAGTGCACGAGGTTCCTCAGGCGGGAAGAGCTTCAAGGGGGCGGGCAATTATAAATATTCTGCAACTGGATAAAGAAGAAAACCCACAGGCGTTTTTGGCGGTAAAAGAATTTGACGATGAACATTTTATCCTGATGGCAACTAAGAACGGACTTGTCAAAAAAACGATTCTTTCTGCATATAAAAGACCGATGAAGGGTGGAATTTATGCTATTGATATACAGGAAGGCGATAAGCTTATTGAAGCAAGGCTTACCGACGGCACACAGGATATAATTCTCGGGTCGCAAAACGGCAAAGCTATAAGGTTTTCAGAAACGAATGTTCGTCCCATGGGCAGGAAAACTCGTGGCGTCCGCGGAATGAGACTCCAAAATGACAAAGACAGGGTCATCGGAATGATTGTCATCAAACGAGCGGGTACGGTGTTGGCAGTCAGCGAGAACGGATATGGTAAGCGGACAGGCATTGATGCATACCCACCGAGAAATCGCGGTGGAAAGGGCGTGCTGACCATCAGGACTTCCAAAAAGGTTGGAAAAATGCTTTCAATAAAAGAAGTTGTTGACAGCGACGACCTGATGATTATCACCGAAAACGGAATAATGATCAGACAGCCGGTTAGAAAAATCAGAGAAATCGGAAGAGCCACACAGGGCGTAAGATTAATTCGAATTGATGAAAACGATTCCATCGCATCGGTGACACGCGTGATGGAAAGGGTTGAAACTGAGTCGGAAGAAGAACAAAATGAATCCGCGGATTCGTCTGAAGAATAA
- the gyrB gene encoding DNA topoisomerase (ATP-hydrolyzing) subunit B: MSQKEKKSQNQEYDAGSIQVLKGLEAVRKRPAMYIGDIGRRGMHHLVNEVVDNSIDEAMAGYCTLVTVTINKDESVTVTDNGRGIPVDIHPEENKPALEVVMTVLHAGGKFENDSYKISGGLHGVGVSVVNALSEWCKVEVSRDGTIYTQEYERGKAVTKLKKFGKSKKTGTTTTFKPDMEIFTVKHFDYNIVSERLKELSFLNRGLEIVLTDERDGRTETFIAKKGLVEFVEYLDESRQPIHGKVIWFEGERDGVPVEVAMEYTENYTDNVFTFVNNINTIEGGTHLSGFRSALTRVLNNYALKDKQVKPGTKGLSGDDCREGLTAVVSIKIAEPQFEGQTKTKLGNSEVKGIVDSLVYEQLTEYFEQNPPVRKKIIEKALLSARSREAARNARELIRRKSALDSGNLPGKLADCSTKDPEFTEIYLVEGDSAGGSAKQGRDRRYQAILPLRGKILNVEKARIDKILGNNEIRTLITAIGTGISGEDFDIEKLRYGKIIIMTDADVDGAHIRTLLLTFFFRHMRELIQAGNIYIAQPPLYKVKKGKKEEYAYNEKERIEIVKRFGGDNNQKIDIQRYKGLGEMNPDQLWKTTMDPETRTILRVSIEEDTLTDKVFSDLMGEVVEPRRKFIEENARFVKNLDI; encoded by the coding sequence ATGAGCCAAAAAGAAAAGAAAAGCCAAAACCAAGAGTACGATGCTGGTAGTATACAGGTACTAAAGGGGCTTGAAGCAGTACGAAAAAGGCCGGCGATGTACATCGGCGATATTGGAAGAAGGGGAATGCACCACCTTGTCAATGAGGTTGTAGACAACAGTATTGACGAGGCAATGGCAGGATATTGCACGTTAGTTACCGTTACTATCAATAAAGACGAGAGCGTCACGGTTACGGACAATGGTAGGGGCATACCGGTTGATATTCATCCCGAGGAAAATAAACCGGCGCTTGAAGTTGTGATGACAGTGCTTCATGCGGGTGGTAAATTTGAGAACGACTCGTATAAAATTTCCGGCGGGCTTCACGGCGTAGGCGTTTCAGTTGTTAATGCGCTTTCCGAATGGTGCAAGGTTGAAGTTTCTCGTGATGGGACCATATACACCCAGGAATACGAACGTGGAAAAGCGGTAACAAAATTGAAAAAATTCGGTAAATCTAAGAAGACCGGCACTACGACCACATTTAAGCCCGACATGGAGATCTTCACGGTAAAACATTTCGATTATAATATTGTTTCTGAAAGATTGAAGGAACTCTCCTTTTTAAACCGTGGATTGGAGATTGTCCTTACAGACGAAAGAGACGGGAGAACAGAAACCTTTATTGCGAAGAAGGGGCTTGTTGAATTTGTAGAGTATCTTGACGAGAGCAGACAACCGATTCACGGTAAGGTCATCTGGTTTGAGGGAGAGCGAGACGGCGTTCCCGTTGAAGTTGCAATGGAATATACCGAGAATTACACAGATAATGTATTCACGTTTGTTAATAATATCAATACAATCGAGGGCGGTACACACCTGTCGGGATTTAGGTCGGCGCTGACGCGAGTGCTAAACAATTATGCGCTTAAGGATAAGCAGGTTAAGCCCGGAACAAAGGGGCTTTCGGGTGACGATTGCCGCGAAGGTTTAACGGCAGTTGTGTCTATAAAAATCGCTGAACCGCAATTTGAGGGACAAACTAAGACTAAGCTCGGAAACAGCGAAGTAAAGGGGATTGTTGACAGCCTGGTTTACGAGCAGCTCACAGAATATTTTGAACAAAACCCTCCGGTCAGAAAAAAAATAATTGAAAAAGCTTTGTTGTCTGCAAGGAGCCGGGAAGCGGCTCGAAACGCCAGAGAGTTAATTAGGAGAAAATCAGCTCTCGATTCCGGCAACCTTCCCGGAAAACTGGCTGATTGCTCTACTAAAGACCCGGAATTTACTGAAATTTATCTTGTTGAAGGAGATTCCGCCGGCGGGTCGGCAAAGCAAGGAAGAGACAGGAGATATCAGGCAATACTCCCGCTAAGGGGAAAGATATTGAATGTGGAAAAGGCAAGGATAGATAAAATTTTGGGTAACAATGAGATAAGGACCCTCATTACTGCAATCGGAACCGGTATTAGCGGAGAAGATTTCGATATTGAAAAACTTCGATATGGAAAAATAATCATAATGACCGATGCGGATGTGGATGGCGCTCACATCAGGACGCTGTTGTTGACATTCTTTTTCCGGCATATGCGTGAATTGATTCAAGCGGGAAATATATATATTGCCCAACCACCGCTTTATAAAGTTAAAAAGGGGAAGAAAGAAGAATACGCATATAATGAAAAAGAGCGTATAGAGATTGTCAAAAGATTCGGCGGAGATAATAATCAGAAGATAGACATTCAGCGCTATAAGGGTCTTGGTGAAATGAACCCGGACCAATTATGGAAAACCACTATGGATCCCGAGACAAGAACAATATTAAGGGTTTCAATTGAGGAAGATACCTTAACGGATAAAGTATTTTCCGATTTGATGGGCGAAGTAGTGGAGCCGCGGAGAAAATTTATTGAAGAAAATGCCAGGTTCGTGAAGAACCTGGACATATAG
- the recF gene encoding DNA replication and repair protein RecF (All proteins in this family for which functions are known are DNA-binding proteins that assist the filamentation of RecA onto DNA for the initiation of recombination or recombinational repair.), translating to MHLDNLRLVNFRIYDKFETDFSEGLNIITGDNGMGKSSILEAVHYLSLTKSFRSNKDEESVKFDSDNFLTSGKFISDEGIDENISVSYSKTTGKIIKSHGKRVTISGDIVGKHPIVLLSPEDVINTLSSPSGHRKFLNLSISQVNKRHLNNLMSYRNVLKQRNSAIGYAASGSESFEKTLDVVEVQIGELCESIVNDRKKFIEEISGEFEKIFSELNNGKKSGSIKYHPSIEGNKEEMINSFRDRRATDFNAGYTTRGPHRDRLSFKINDKSLKNFGSKGENKIFLVALKIAQGNYIHRNRGIRPIYLLDDIFVELDRKHAVEIVKRIENSGQVIITTTNFDEWSDMVGQNVNVIGLT from the coding sequence ATGCATCTTGATAACTTGCGATTGGTTAACTTCAGGATATATGATAAATTTGAAACGGACTTTTCTGAGGGATTAAATATTATTACGGGCGACAACGGGATGGGAAAGTCCTCAATTCTTGAAGCAGTTCACTATCTTTCACTAACAAAAAGTTTTCGATCGAATAAAGACGAAGAATCTGTCAAATTTGATTCGGATAACTTTTTAACATCAGGAAAGTTTATTTCGGATGAAGGAATTGACGAGAACATTTCAGTTTCATATTCAAAAACGACAGGTAAAATAATAAAAAGCCATGGAAAAAGAGTAACAATTTCCGGTGATATTGTTGGGAAGCATCCGATAGTATTATTGTCACCGGAAGATGTAATTAATACGCTGAGCTCTCCTTCGGGTCACAGAAAATTCTTGAACCTGTCTATTTCTCAGGTGAATAAGAGACACCTAAATAATCTAATGTCTTACCGGAATGTATTAAAACAAAGAAATTCAGCAATCGGATATGCCGCGTCTGGAAGCGAATCGTTTGAAAAAACCTTAGATGTCGTAGAAGTACAAATTGGCGAGCTTTGTGAGTCAATCGTGAACGACAGAAAGAAATTCATCGAAGAAATATCAGGTGAATTCGAAAAGATTTTCAGTGAATTGAACAACGGAAAGAAAAGTGGCTCAATAAAATATCATCCTTCTATAGAGGGGAACAAAGAAGAAATGATAAACTCGTTTAGGGATCGCCGGGCAACGGATTTCAATGCGGGATACACCACAAGAGGTCCACACCGCGACCGACTGTCATTCAAGATAAATGACAAGTCTTTAAAGAATTTCGGCTCGAAGGGCGAAAATAAAATATTCTTAGTAGCATTAAAAATTGCCCAGGGCAACTATATTCATCGGAACAGAGGAATCAGACCGATTTATCTCCTTGATGATATTTTTGTGGAGCTGGATCGAAAACATGCCGTTGAAATAGTAAAGCGTATTGAAAACAGTGGTCAGGTAATAATTACAACAACGAATTTTGATGAATGGTCTGATATGGTTGGGCAGAACGTTAATGTTATTGGTTTGACATAA